The Nitrosomonas cryotolerans ATCC 49181 genome includes a window with the following:
- a CDS encoding c-type cytochrome gives MITRYFLLISISGLLIACNDPAPSGNAPPQTPQTHETYQAQPRDSQEPLITRDFDPAQIKQGETAYRANCTGCHGQKGEAGPNWRQPGKDGRYPPPPLNGTAHTWHHTTEALKKTILKGGPPGNNGMPSGMPAWENKLTEQQVDDILVWIKSLWPDEIYDAWYRNIENKS, from the coding sequence ATGATTACACGCTATTTTTTACTCATCAGCATCAGTGGATTGCTCATTGCCTGCAACGATCCGGCACCATCAGGCAATGCACCACCACAAACACCACAAACGCATGAAACGTATCAAGCTCAACCTCGTGACAGTCAGGAGCCGCTGATAACACGTGATTTTGATCCTGCACAGATCAAACAGGGTGAGACCGCCTATCGCGCAAATTGTACGGGCTGCCATGGACAAAAAGGAGAAGCAGGACCAAATTGGCGTCAACCAGGAAAAGACGGGCGGTATCCACCACCGCCGTTAAATGGCACTGCGCATACATGGCATCATACAACCGAAGCATTGAAAAAAACGATACTCAAAGGTGGACCACCCGGAAATAATGGAATGCCCAGTGGCATGCCTGCATGGGAAAACAAACTAACCGAACAACAAGTTGACGACATCCTGGTATGGATCAAATCATTATGGCCAGATGAGATTTACGATGCCTGGTACCGGAATATTGAAAACAAGTCATAA
- a CDS encoding YeiH family protein, with protein MLAIWYCAHSGLFAPVIDHLTTDKPYEYVTELTTIPFYFGLIATLIGIWQWLGSHREGHWDYYSSTIAGGMFILLITMLVRWFIAPEIAVISTSFGEVGETGKYIHDLFGLNYVVLGIVSGIIIVNLFKVPDWAQNGVRLSRLGLKTGVILLGTLYSAAELENLGGLSIVMIGFFVLGSVGIVLWIANKRNIPSSMGGVLSAGMGVCGVSATVAVAPVVQARPIEIAYTIGTILLWGVGCMFIFPIIGNLLNMSYVQFGAWAGTGILNSAQVAGAALAYQPDGIETLKVAEIFNITRVLILPIVVLWLAVWYVKREGSTTITQVNVGSIVIEKFPIFVLGFILMFALSTTGIFSPAHHYQGKYFGNTTEQGFKAENLLQAGQVLQLRSETNKVHRADYSEALQRLIENGKIMSSDDDTTLRGLINAKILSQDANTILKSAHKAVRHTAKKIEAFRQWITWLFAFGLVGLGMQITISSMKQAGGQPAVIGGIVGFIKAALSLIIVMTLVSETI; from the coding sequence ATGTTGGCAATCTGGTATTGCGCTCATAGCGGTTTGTTCGCACCGGTTATAGACCACTTGACGACCGATAAACCATATGAATACGTTACTGAACTTACAACAATTCCATTCTATTTTGGCCTTATCGCTACGCTAATAGGTATCTGGCAGTGGTTGGGTTCACATAGAGAAGGACATTGGGATTATTACTCATCCACCATTGCAGGCGGCATGTTTATCCTGCTGATCACCATGCTGGTCCGCTGGTTTATTGCACCAGAAATCGCCGTTATCAGCACAAGTTTCGGAGAAGTTGGCGAAACGGGTAAATATATTCATGATCTATTTGGCTTGAACTATGTTGTGCTAGGTATTGTCAGCGGTATTATTATTGTTAATCTATTCAAGGTACCTGATTGGGCTCAGAATGGCGTTCGCTTGTCCCGTCTCGGCCTCAAAACCGGGGTGATTCTGTTAGGAACCTTGTATAGTGCGGCGGAATTGGAAAATCTGGGAGGGTTGTCCATTGTTATGATTGGCTTTTTCGTGCTCGGTTCAGTCGGGATCGTGCTATGGATTGCTAACAAACGCAACATTCCCAGTTCCATGGGCGGCGTATTGTCAGCCGGCATGGGCGTTTGTGGTGTGTCCGCCACAGTTGCTGTTGCGCCTGTAGTACAAGCCAGGCCCATCGAAATAGCCTATACCATCGGGACTATCCTGCTTTGGGGCGTTGGTTGCATGTTCATCTTCCCTATCATTGGTAATCTGTTGAATATGAGCTATGTGCAATTTGGGGCATGGGCGGGAACAGGCATCCTCAATTCAGCACAAGTCGCCGGTGCCGCACTCGCCTACCAGCCTGATGGGATCGAAACACTCAAAGTTGCTGAAATTTTCAACATTACCCGTGTGCTCATTCTGCCTATCGTCGTATTATGGCTGGCTGTATGGTATGTAAAACGTGAAGGAAGCACGACGATTACGCAAGTCAATGTCGGAAGTATCGTTATTGAGAAATTCCCAATCTTTGTATTAGGTTTTATTCTTATGTTTGCCCTCTCCACTACTGGTATTTTTTCACCCGCACATCATTACCAGGGTAAATATTTTGGAAACACTACAGAACAAGGTTTTAAAGCGGAAAACCTACTCCAGGCTGGGCAAGTGCTGCAACTCAGATCGGAAACAAATAAAGTACATCGTGCCGATTATAGTGAAGCGCTACAGCGCCTGATCGAAAATGGCAAGATCATGTCCAGTGATGATGATACGACGCTGCGCGGATTAATCAATGCAAAGATTCTGTCGCAGGATGCCAATACTATTCTTAAATCGGCACATAAGGCCGTTCGGCATACTGCAAAAAAAATTGAAGCTTTTCGTCAATGGATTACCTGGCTATTCGCTTTTGGTCTGGTCGGATTAGGCATGCAGATTACAATCAGTTCCATGAAACAGGCCGGGGGGCAACCTGCTGTTATCGGGGGGATCGTTGGCTTTATTAAAGCGGCGTTATCACTGATTATCGTGATGACGCTGGTTAGTGAAACAATTTAA